One stretch of Candidatus Binatia bacterium DNA includes these proteins:
- a CDS encoding MFS transporter, with protein MVAKRQTVTNQQAVWFVVLLGLVSLCADITYEGARAIIGPYLGLLGASAVVIGAVAGAGELLGYVLRLWSGVLADRTGRYWALTIVGYGLNLLAAPALALTSHWVPAAGLVLLERVGKALRTPARDAMLSFATSRTGHGWGFGLHEALDQVGATLGPLLVATIVAAHSEYRRAFAWLLLPATAALALLFLARFLFPRPRDLHVSPEAVAARGLPTAFWIYLAGACCVAAGYADYALIAYHFQQGGHITTPWIAVLYAMAMIVDGMAALFFGRWFDRTGFGVLLLSTMLSALAPVFLFSHSFAGAVGGVVLWGIGLGAQESVLRAAVAHLAPLSRRGSAYGIFNMGFGFAWFGGSTVLGLLYSRSIPALMLFAAGVQLVALPLFWAAGRAARKVPPL; from the coding sequence ATGGTCGCGAAACGGCAAACGGTCACGAACCAACAAGCCGTCTGGTTCGTGGTCTTGCTCGGGCTGGTGAGCCTGTGCGCGGACATTACTTACGAGGGGGCACGGGCGATCATCGGGCCGTATCTTGGCCTGCTCGGTGCCAGTGCGGTGGTGATCGGTGCCGTGGCCGGTGCAGGGGAGTTGCTTGGCTACGTGCTGCGGTTGTGGTCGGGCGTGCTGGCGGACCGCACCGGCCGCTACTGGGCGCTGACCATCGTTGGCTACGGTTTGAACCTGCTCGCCGCTCCTGCGCTCGCCCTCACGAGTCACTGGGTCCCTGCCGCCGGCTTGGTGTTGTTGGAACGCGTCGGCAAAGCCCTGCGCACCCCTGCCCGAGACGCCATGCTTTCCTTCGCCACTAGCCGCACGGGGCACGGATGGGGCTTCGGTTTGCACGAAGCGCTCGATCAAGTCGGTGCCACGCTCGGTCCCCTGCTGGTTGCCACGATCGTTGCCGCACATTCCGAATACCGACGAGCGTTTGCCTGGCTGCTCCTGCCGGCTACGGCCGCGCTGGCGCTTCTTTTCTTGGCTCGGTTTCTTTTCCCACGGCCTAGGGATCTCCACGTGAGCCCAGAAGCGGTTGCCGCCCGTGGATTACCGACGGCATTCTGGATTTACCTCGCTGGCGCGTGTTGTGTTGCTGCGGGGTACGCCGACTATGCGCTGATCGCTTATCACTTCCAGCAGGGCGGGCACATCACTACCCCGTGGATCGCCGTGCTCTACGCAATGGCAATGATCGTCGACGGCATGGCGGCGCTCTTCTTCGGCCGGTGGTTCGATCGCACCGGATTTGGAGTCCTGCTGCTGTCCACGATGCTGTCAGCCCTGGCGCCGGTGTTCCTTTTTAGCCACAGCTTTGCGGGAGCAGTGGGCGGTGTAGTCTTGTGGGGCATTGGTCTCGGAGCACAGGAGTCGGTGTTACGCGCCGCAGTGGCGCACCTTGCTCCCCTTTCGCGCCGCGGGAGCGCCTATGGGATCTTCAACATGGGCTTTGGCTTCGCCTGGTTCGGCGGCAGCACGGTGCTGGGGCTCTTGTACTCCCGGTCCATCCCCGCGTTGATGTTGTTTGCGGCAGGCGTTCAGCTAGTTGCCCTGCCGCTGTTCTGGGCAGCAGGGCGGGCAGCCCGTAAAGTTCCGCCCCTGTGA
- a CDS encoding haloacid dehalogenase, producing MLAAVVLDCDGVLFDSFAANVAYYGAILKQLGEPPLTPELAQLAHRGSSLQFFEHVFRGDPEKIARAKEVAAATDYEPFYALMRPVSSLHRVLRELKRQYRLAMATNRGYTAHEVVRRFGLADYLEATVGVRDVARPKPHPDMLQLCLEKLGVEPSAAVYVGDAESDWQAARAAGMHFVAVGDLEVAALRIRVLDELPAALLQLSCRIAGAT from the coding sequence ATGCTCGCCGCCGTGGTTCTCGATTGCGATGGCGTGCTGTTCGATTCCTTTGCAGCCAACGTGGCGTATTACGGGGCGATCTTGAAGCAGCTCGGAGAGCCGCCGCTCACGCCCGAGCTGGCGCAGTTAGCCCACCGCGGCTCGTCGCTGCAGTTCTTCGAGCATGTGTTTCGGGGAGACCCGGAAAAAATCGCTCGCGCAAAAGAAGTTGCCGCGGCGACGGACTACGAGCCCTTTTATGCGTTGATGCGGCCCGTGTCTTCGTTGCACCGCGTGTTGCGCGAGCTCAAGCGGCAGTATCGCTTGGCGATGGCCACGAACCGAGGCTACACGGCCCACGAAGTCGTGCGTCGCTTCGGACTCGCAGACTACCTCGAAGCGACCGTCGGGGTGCGTGATGTGGCCCGGCCGAAACCCCATCCGGATATGTTGCAGCTTTGTTTAGAAAAGCTCGGAGTCGAACCGAGTGCTGCAGTGTACGTGGGGGATGCGGAATCCGACTGGCAGGCTGCACGCGCTGCAGGCATGCACTTCGTGGCCGTGGGTGATCTTGAAGTTGCCGCGCTCAGGATCCGCGTGCTGGACGAACTTCCGGCAGCTTTGTTGCAACTCTCCTGCCGAATTGCGGGCGCGACCTGA
- the cutE gene encoding apolipoprotein N-acyltransferase, whose protein sequence is MDPPGPGGDTPSVAGASPIAPPAFLDRVGVRASLSVISGLAVAASFLWFELYPLAWVAFVPLLVALRVAPNSRRAVLLGWLAGVATNLPAFYWLVYTIRVFGGFSYPVALLFYLVLTAFTALQFGAFGWVVQRLRLAPLWVVGCAATWVALEYWFPNLFPWRLANSQMHAVRLLQSGDLAGPFLLSFVMMWFAAGLAELVVVRRWVPLAWAVLAIVGLWWYGWQRLQQVESAMRHAPAIRVGLVQGNVGIAEKGDVRYFEINLEKYRELSRAVQGEVDLLVWPETVHQEWIATEWQRLDGKENPFPDLRTHLIFGGLAYRFVGADKVEQFNSAFWMEPGGRLRGRYDKRILMPFGEYIPGGELVPAVYALSPQTGRMTAGRSERVFVLDNGARIGQLICFEDIVGDMPRKTTLAGANVLVTILNDAWYGRSVAPYQHQALAVWRAVENRRYLLRGSNTGVTSIVDAAGRVQVEGSLFTEEVVRGEAKLLDGNTVYGRVGDSLPVLCSLLVAGGFLVGWWRRWQGGRPGARAS, encoded by the coding sequence GTGGATCCGCCCGGCCCAGGTGGGGATACTCCTAGCGTAGCGGGTGCCTCGCCGATTGCGCCCCCTGCGTTCCTCGACCGAGTGGGTGTACGCGCGTCCTTGTCCGTTATCTCGGGACTGGCGGTGGCTGCAAGTTTTTTGTGGTTCGAGCTTTACCCGTTAGCGTGGGTCGCCTTTGTGCCTTTGCTGGTCGCTTTGCGCGTCGCCCCGAACAGTCGGCGAGCCGTACTTTTAGGTTGGCTCGCTGGTGTGGCGACGAATTTGCCCGCCTTTTACTGGCTCGTCTACACGATTCGCGTGTTCGGCGGTTTTTCCTATCCGGTTGCTCTTTTATTTTACCTCGTGCTCACGGCGTTCACGGCGTTGCAATTTGGGGCGTTCGGCTGGGTAGTTCAGCGACTGCGGCTTGCACCGCTCTGGGTCGTGGGATGTGCCGCGACGTGGGTGGCGCTGGAGTACTGGTTCCCGAATTTGTTCCCTTGGCGCCTTGCCAACAGCCAAATGCACGCAGTGCGCTTGTTGCAGTCCGGGGACTTGGCGGGGCCTTTCTTGTTGAGTTTCGTGATGATGTGGTTTGCCGCCGGGCTTGCCGAGCTTGTGGTGGTACGACGATGGGTGCCACTCGCGTGGGCGGTTCTCGCGATCGTTGGCTTGTGGTGGTACGGATGGCAGCGCCTTCAGCAGGTCGAGTCGGCCATGCGCCACGCTCCGGCAATTCGTGTCGGACTCGTGCAGGGCAACGTCGGCATCGCGGAAAAGGGCGATGTGCGATACTTCGAGATCAACTTGGAAAAGTACCGAGAACTCAGCCGCGCCGTTCAAGGCGAAGTGGATTTGCTGGTGTGGCCGGAAACCGTGCACCAGGAGTGGATTGCGACCGAGTGGCAGCGGCTGGACGGCAAGGAAAATCCCTTCCCGGATCTGCGCACGCATCTGATCTTTGGGGGGCTTGCGTATCGTTTTGTGGGTGCGGACAAGGTGGAGCAATTCAACAGTGCGTTTTGGATGGAGCCAGGCGGGCGACTGCGCGGCCGTTATGACAAGCGGATCTTGATGCCGTTTGGAGAATACATTCCGGGCGGCGAGCTCGTACCTGCCGTTTACGCATTGAGCCCACAAACGGGGCGGATGACCGCAGGCCGGAGCGAACGTGTGTTCGTGTTGGACAATGGCGCCCGCATTGGTCAGCTCATTTGTTTCGAAGACATCGTGGGAGACATGCCGCGCAAAACCACGCTGGCGGGGGCCAATGTGCTCGTGACGATTCTCAACGATGCGTGGTATGGGCGGAGTGTTGCACCTTACCAGCACCAAGCTTTGGCCGTGTGGCGCGCCGTGGAGAATCGCCGCTACCTGTTGCGCGGCTCCAACACAGGGGTTACGAGCATTGTAGACGCGGCCGGACGGGTGCAAGTCGAGGGAAGCCTGTTTACCGAGGAAGTTGTGCGGGGCGAGGCCAAGCTCTTGGATGGGAACACGGTCTATGGCCGTGTTGGAGATTCGTTGCCGGTCTTGTGTAGCCTCCTCGTGGCGGGCGGGTTCTTGGTTGGGTGGTGGCGACGCTGGCAGGGAGGAAGACCCGGCGCACGAGCGAGCTAG
- a CDS encoding fumarate hydratase class I, producing the protein MRSDFPFQELFPLGEDDTPYRPLEGDWVATDRFRGQRVLLVQAEALRVLAAEAMRDIAHLFRPGHLAQLRAILEDTEASPNDRFVAWNLLRNACVAAGMVLPSCQDTGTAIVFGKKGQQVWTVDGDDEVALARGVYDTYTSDNLRYSQLAPLDMYEEVNTKCNLPAQIEILSTPGDHYDFLFIAKGGGSANKTFLFQETKAVLNPSALEKFLREKLPLLGTAACPPYHLAIVVGGLSAEMTLKAVKLASCRYLDSLPERGNERGHAIRDRELEQAVVRWARETHIGAQFGGKYFCLDARVIRLPRHGASCPIGIGVSCSADRQAKAKITAEGVFLEQLETHPERFLPEVDPAQLSREVVAIDLRKPMDHIRRELSKYPIKTRLSLTGPMIVARDIAHAKIKERLERGQGLPQYFKDHPIYYAGPAKTPAGYVSGSFGPTTAGRMDSYLPLFMQHGGSYVTVAKGNRSPIVTEACKKYGGFYLGSIGGPAAVLAQENIKKVELVEYPELGMEAIYRIEVENFPAFIVVDDKGNDFFAQLSRES; encoded by the coding sequence ATGCGGAGCGACTTCCCCTTCCAAGAGCTTTTCCCTCTAGGAGAGGACGACACACCTTACCGGCCTCTCGAAGGCGATTGGGTGGCGACCGATCGCTTTCGCGGCCAGCGGGTATTGCTCGTGCAAGCCGAGGCCCTGCGGGTCTTGGCCGCTGAAGCCATGCGGGACATCGCGCATCTATTTCGCCCTGGCCACCTCGCGCAACTGCGTGCGATTTTGGAGGACACTGAAGCCTCGCCCAACGATCGGTTCGTCGCTTGGAACTTGTTGCGCAATGCGTGCGTCGCTGCCGGGATGGTGCTGCCGTCGTGCCAGGATACCGGGACGGCCATTGTTTTTGGGAAAAAGGGCCAACAGGTCTGGACCGTGGATGGCGACGATGAAGTGGCGCTCGCGCGCGGGGTGTACGACACGTACACGAGCGATAATCTGCGTTACTCCCAGCTCGCTCCTCTCGACATGTACGAGGAGGTGAACACAAAGTGCAATCTTCCCGCACAAATCGAGATCCTCAGTACCCCCGGAGATCACTACGATTTTTTGTTCATTGCGAAGGGTGGCGGCTCCGCCAACAAGACGTTTTTGTTCCAAGAAACCAAGGCCGTGTTGAATCCCTCTGCCCTCGAGAAGTTCCTGCGCGAAAAGTTGCCGCTGCTCGGAACAGCCGCCTGCCCCCCGTACCATCTGGCCATCGTGGTCGGTGGGCTATCCGCCGAAATGACGCTCAAGGCGGTCAAGCTCGCCTCCTGCCGTTACCTCGATAGCCTTCCCGAGCGCGGAAACGAACGCGGGCACGCGATCCGCGACCGCGAGCTCGAACAAGCCGTGGTCCGCTGGGCGCGAGAAACCCACATCGGGGCTCAGTTCGGCGGCAAGTACTTTTGTCTGGATGCGCGTGTGATCCGCCTACCGCGCCATGGAGCCAGTTGTCCCATTGGCATCGGCGTGTCCTGCTCCGCGGATCGCCAGGCTAAGGCGAAAATTACCGCCGAAGGCGTTTTCCTCGAACAGCTCGAAACCCATCCGGAACGTTTCTTGCCAGAAGTCGATCCGGCACAACTCAGCCGCGAGGTGGTCGCCATCGACTTGAGGAAGCCCATGGATCACATCCGTCGCGAGCTCTCGAAGTACCCCATCAAGACACGCCTATCTCTGACCGGACCTATGATCGTGGCGCGAGACATCGCGCACGCGAAAATCAAGGAGCGCCTCGAACGCGGCCAGGGTTTGCCGCAGTACTTCAAGGATCATCCGATTTACTACGCCGGGCCCGCGAAGACACCAGCCGGGTACGTGTCTGGGTCTTTTGGGCCGACTACCGCGGGGAGGATGGACTCGTACCTCCCGTTGTTCATGCAGCACGGAGGCAGTTACGTCACCGTGGCCAAAGGGAACCGCTCGCCCATCGTCACCGAAGCCTGCAAGAAGTACGGGGGGTTTTACTTGGGAAGCATCGGCGGCCCAGCGGCGGTGCTCGCACAAGAGAACATCAAAAAGGTCGAACTGGTCGAGTATCCCGAACTCGGCATGGAAGCCATTTACCGGATCGAAGTCGAGAACTTTCCGGCGTTCATCGTTGTGGACGACAAAGGCAACGACTTCTTTGCCCAGCTCTCTCGAGAGTCATAG
- a CDS encoding LLM class F420-dependent oxidoreductase, with amino-acid sequence MRKPALSLAAMRGKRRAALEVAQAIEREGFAGIYCPSFGDGLGLCEAIALVTREIPFGTAIANIYTRHPHDYALTVTMIHELAPGRFRFGIGVSHGPVLQRLGVQASRPTADMERFVRAVQEGAERWGPLPPIVLATLRPPMIRLAARIASGAVWANACRSHMPVSLAHLGERAREDDFFVGNMIPTCIDGDRSAAAAVLRKTLTGYVMLPNYQRYWIEAGYEEEMRAIQAAIAAREYDRLPSLMSDAWLRDCTLFGSAAEVREGVEAWYAAGVKTPILVPSSTRGGQFEAIAEVMAAFR; translated from the coding sequence GTGCGAAAGCCAGCATTGAGCTTGGCCGCAATGCGCGGGAAGCGGCGCGCGGCATTGGAAGTGGCGCAAGCAATCGAGCGCGAGGGCTTCGCGGGAATTTACTGCCCGAGTTTTGGCGATGGCTTGGGGCTGTGCGAGGCCATCGCACTTGTGACTCGAGAGATCCCCTTTGGCACGGCCATCGCGAATATCTACACGCGCCACCCGCACGACTACGCGCTCACGGTCACGATGATTCACGAGCTCGCGCCAGGTCGGTTTCGCTTCGGGATTGGCGTGAGCCACGGCCCGGTGCTGCAGCGCTTAGGCGTGCAGGCAAGCCGACCGACCGCCGACATGGAGCGCTTTGTCCGTGCGGTACAAGAAGGAGCAGAACGGTGGGGACCGCTGCCACCGATCGTGCTAGCGACGTTGCGACCTCCCATGATTCGACTGGCGGCCCGCATTGCCTCGGGCGCGGTGTGGGCTAACGCCTGCCGCTCGCACATGCCTGTATCGCTCGCTCATTTGGGAGAACGAGCGCGAGAGGATGATTTCTTCGTGGGGAACATGATTCCGACTTGCATCGACGGCGACCGTAGTGCCGCGGCAGCGGTGCTGCGGAAGACCCTGACGGGCTATGTCATGCTTCCGAACTACCAGCGGTACTGGATCGAGGCGGGTTATGAAGAAGAGATGCGCGCCATCCAAGCAGCGATCGCCGCACGCGAATACGACCGCTTGCCCTCGCTCATGAGCGATGCGTGGTTACGCGATTGCACGTTGTTCGGCAGTGCGGCCGAGGTGCGCGAAGGAGTGGAGGCGTGGTACGCGGCCGGGGTGAAAACCCCCATTCTCGTGCCGTCGTCCACACGCGGCGGTCAGTTCGAGGCCATCGCTGAGGTCATGGCGGCGTTCCGATAA